The Desulfonatronum lacustre DSM 10312 region GCATCCTCTGGCTGGAAAAGCTGCTGCTTCAGGTTCCCTTCGCCTTTGTCCTGGTCAGCCACGACCGGGTCTTTCTGGAAACCGTCACCAACCGGATCGTGGAACTGAACCGCGTTTACCCCGAAGGGTTCCTGCGGGTGGAGGGCAACTACAGTACGTTTCTCGACAAGCGCGAAGCTCTCGTCGCGGCCCAGGAGGTCCAGGAACAGGTTCTGGCCAACAAGGTTCGTCGGGAGATCGAATGGTTGCGGCGCGGGCCAAAGGCCCGAACCATCAAGGCCCGGGCGCGCATCGACGAAGCCCATCGCCTCCAGGACGAACTGGCCGATGTCGGCGCCCGCAACGCCCTCAAGCAGACCGTGGATATCACCTTCGACGCCACGGGCCGCAAGACCAAACGGCTGTTGGAGGCCCGGGATGTGAGCCTGTCCATGGGAGGGCAAGTGCTTTTTTCCGACCTGGATATCCTGCTCTCCCCCGGAACCCGCCTGGGAATCATGGGACCCAACGGCGCGGGCAAAAGCAGTCTGATGCGGCTGCTGCACGGTTCGCTTCAGCCGGGCCAAGGGACGCTGCGCCGGGCCGACGGTCTGCGGATGGTCTACTTTGATCAGAAGCGCGAACAGCTCGATCCCGAAGCCACCTTGCGCCAAGCCCTGGCGCCCACCGGGGACACCGTGGTCTTCCAGGACCGCGCCCTGCACGTGGTCACCTGGGCCAAGCGCTTTCTGTTCCGGCCGGACCAACTCGGGCTGCCGGTGTCCCTGCTTTCCGGCGGGGAACGGGCCAGGGTGCTTATCGCCCGGCTGATGCGCACCCCGGCGGACGTCCTGCTCCTGGACGAACCCACCAACGACATCGATATTCCGACCCTGGAAGTGCTCGAGGAAGGGTTGCGGGAGTTCCCCGGGGCCATCGTGCTGATCACCCACGACCGCTATTTGCTGGATACCCTCTGCGACCGGTTGTTGGCCCTGGAGCCGGGAAAAGACGGACACGGTCAGACGCGCTATTTTTCGGATTATGCTCAGTGGCTGACGGCGCGTTCATCCTCCGCCGTATCCGCCGTATCCATCGAATCAGGCGACAAACCCGTTGCTGCCAAGCCGTCCGCCCCCAAGCCGCGGCGTCCGGTCAAGCTTTCCTACGGCGAACAGCGGGAACTGGACGGCATGGGGGAACGGATTCGGGAGGCCGAGGTTTTGGAGCAGGAGCTGCGCCAGGCTTTGGAAGCTCCCAAAAACGTCTCCAACGCCGAGGTTCTGGCCGACCTGGCCGCCCGACTGGACCGGGCCGAGGCCGGCCTGCTCGGCCTTTATGAACGTCTTGACGAACTGGAAACCAAGCAACGGGAATATGAACATGCCCCGACGTGACCAATTCGCAGTACCGCTGTACCGGGCCGCGCGGGTCGCTTTTGCGACGGCGCTTTTCCTGTTCTTGAGTCTGCTTCCGGGACTGCTTCCGGGACTGCTTCCGGGACTGAGCGCCGCCCAGGCCCAGGGTTTCGTCCCCTCGTCCTCCGCAGCGGCGGCCGCCTATCTGCTCATGGACGCGGACAGCGGGCGACTTCTGGTGGCCCAGGACATCGACGCCCCGAGGGAGCCGGCCAGCCTGACCAAAATGATGACCGTCTACGTGGCCGGACAAAAGTTGCTCCAAGGGGCCATCTTCATGACCGACGAAGTCCGGGTGAGCCAAAATGCCTGGCGGATGACCGGATCCCGGATGTTCCTGGATCTGAACTCCACCGTGTCCGTGGCCGCGTTGCTGCACGGGATCATCGTCCAGTCCGGCAACGACGCCAGCGTGGCCCTGGCCGAACACGTCGCCGGCACCGAGGCCGAATTCGTCGAGTTGATGAACCGCACCGCCCGGGAACTGGGCATGACCCGGACCACCTTCGCCAACGCCACCGGGCTCCCGGCTCGGGCCGCAGTCCAGACCACGGCCCGGGACATGGCCACCCTGTCCCTGGCCCTGATGCACGACCATCCCTACCTGTACAGCCTGCATTCCATCAGACACTTCGAGTATAACAACATCAACCAGACCAACCGGAACCGCCTGCTTCACCACGACCCCACCGTGGACGGCATCAAGACCGGCTACACCCGAGCAGCGGGCTATTGTCAGACCACTTCGGCGATGCGCGGCGAAATGCGGCTCATCGCCGTGGTTCTTGGCGCGGGCTCCACGGCCGCCCGCACCCGACTGAACCAGGAACTTCTGGACTACGGTTTCAGCCACTACGAAACCCATCGGCTGCATACTCGCGGAGAGCCCCTGGGCGCGATCAGGGTCTGGAAGGCGCGTCAAAGCGAGCTGCCTTACGGCCTGGACACGGACATCGTGGTGACCATCCCCAGGGGACGACTTCCGGATCTGGACCGACGCGTCTCCCTTTCCCTGACCGAGCCGGTGCTCGGCCCGATGCTTCGGGGCCAGAAGGTCGGCGAACTGCAGATCGTCCTGGGCGATCAAATCCTGGCCAGAGAGGACCTCTTCACCCTGGCTGAGGCGGCTCCCGCCGGTTTTTTCAGCCAAGTGGTGGACTCCGTCCGCCTGCTTCTGTTACGCACCAATCTGCTCTGACTCCGCTGACCACATCCCCGCCAGCCATGGACCAGGACCACGCATCTCACCTCCAAGCCGCCTTGGATGAAGCCCACGCCGAAATCGCCCGTCTTCGCGACCAGCGGAAAGACGACCGGCGCGAACTGGAAGCGTTGCGTGAAGCGCGGGACAACCTGCATGCCCTGTTTCACCACGGTCCCGACGCCATATTCATCTGTTCCTCGGCCGACCGAATCATCGACCTGAACCACAGGGCCGCGGACCTGTTCGGTTTGCCCCGCATGGAACTCATGGCCCTGAGTCCGCGCTTGGATCTGCTTCGCCCCCGCGGCCCGTTGGACAAGTTCGAGGACATCCGGGCCAAACTCCCGGACGGGGACGTCCTGAACTTCAACTGGGTGGCCAAGCGCCCCGGAGACGGCAAACTGTTTCCGGTGGAAATCTCCCTCGCCAAGACCATCTGGGACCGCCAAGACGCCATGCTGGTCTGCCTGCGGGACATCACCCAGAACCGCCGGATCAAGAATCTGCTCCGTCGACGACGCAAATTGCTGGCCGTGATCCTGGACGGCACCCCCATCGCCACCTTTGTGATCGATACGGAGCACCGGGTGATCTTCTGGAACAAGGCCTGTGAAATCCTGACCGGCGTGCCCAGGAGCGAATGCCTGGGCAAGCCGGTGGACTCTCGTATTTTCTATCCCGAGCCGTCCAGGCCGGTATTGGCCGATCTTGTTCTGACCATGGACCGACCAAAAATTGCCGCCCTCTACCGGGATAAAAATCTTTCCCCCAGCGCGTTCATCCCGGAGGCTTTCGAGGCCTCGGACCGGTTGGCCATCCAGGGCGCGGCGCGTTCCATGTACTTCCTGGCCGCCCGGTGCCGGGACGAACGCGGCGAAATCGTCGGAGCCATCGAGACCATCCAGGACATTACCGAACGGACCCAGGCCGAAGCCGAGCTCCGGGCCAGCAAGCGCCTGCTCACGGAGATCACCGCGAACATCCCCGGAGTGGTCTACCAGTATCAGGCTTCCGGCGAGGAACAGGGGAGTTTCACATTCATCAGCGAGGGCATCTGGAACCTGTTTGGGCTGCCCGCGGAAAGTACGCTCCGGAAACCGGAACTGTTTTTCGAGCGCGTCGATCCCGAAGTTCGCAAGCGCTTTTCCACGTCCCTGACCTGCTCCGAACCTCCCGAGCACCCGGTGGAGTTCGAGTTCTCCATGCGTCGGGACGAAGGCGGGATACGCTGGTTCAAGAACAGCTCCCTGGCGTCCAGAAACCGGGATGGAACGGTGGTCTGGAACGGGATGCTCACGGACATCACGGAAATCAAGCGCGTCGAATCGTTGCGGGCCGACGTGGAGCGGATGGTTCGCCACGACCTGAAGTCGCCCCTGACCGGCATAGGCGGACTGGCCAAGGTGTTGCTGCGCGAGGAACTTCCCGACCGCCAGCGGGAGATCGTGTCCACGATCTACCAGAGCGCCATGAAGCTTTTGCACATGCTCGGCCATTCCATGGCCCTGTTCAAGATGGAGGAGGGCGCTTACGAACTTCAGCCGGAACCCTTCGATCTGATCCGGATGCTGCATGGCCTGCACGAGGAGTTTCTGCCGTCGGCCATCGCCAGGTCCCTGGAGTTCGTCTATCTGTTGGACGGCAACCCCCTGCCCTGGGACGACCGATACATGCTCTCCGGAGAGGCGATCCTGCTCGAATCCCTGTTCGCCAATCTGATCCAGAACGCCGTGGACGCCGCTCCGGAAGGCACCCGGATCACCATTGCCGTTCGTTCTCCGAAGAACAACGGATCAGACCGCCATCAAGGGAGTCTCCGAGGTGCGATGCATGAAATCGACATCCACAACTTCGGCGCCATACCGGAAGACATCCGCGATCATTTTTTCGATCGCTACGTAACCTACGGCAAGGAGCACGGCTCCGGCATTGGAACCTACAGCGCCATGCTCATCGCCAAGACCCACGGAGGGACCATCCGGTTCACCACCTCCGAAGCCGAAGGGACCCACCTGGTCGTCTCCCTGCCCCGGCGCCATCCCGCCTGACGTTCTTATCTGTTCCACGTTTCTTGTCGCGGTTCTTGGTCGAAATGCC contains the following coding sequences:
- a CDS encoding ABC-F family ATP-binding cassette domain-containing protein; this encodes MAAPILISFTGLTKAFTAHPLFTGITLGLFEGERTGLIGPNGSGKSTLLKIIAGLEEPDQGEVHRRKDVRVVYLAQEERFAPGSTVEQVLLEALTEKSPEKSPAESSAESSGGSVERPSEPLIESHSTPEAFQRVWEISSRLHLPDGSTPVDTLSGGWRKRLALARALIQEPDLLLLDEPTNHLDLEGILWLEKLLLQVPFAFVLVSHDRVFLETVTNRIVELNRVYPEGFLRVEGNYSTFLDKREALVAAQEVQEQVLANKVRREIEWLRRGPKARTIKARARIDEAHRLQDELADVGARNALKQTVDITFDATGRKTKRLLEARDVSLSMGGQVLFSDLDILLSPGTRLGIMGPNGAGKSSLMRLLHGSLQPGQGTLRRADGLRMVYFDQKREQLDPEATLRQALAPTGDTVVFQDRALHVVTWAKRFLFRPDQLGLPVSLLSGGERARVLIARLMRTPADVLLLDEPTNDIDIPTLEVLEEGLREFPGAIVLITHDRYLLDTLCDRLLALEPGKDGHGQTRYFSDYAQWLTARSSSAVSAVSIESGDKPVAAKPSAPKPRRPVKLSYGEQRELDGMGERIREAEVLEQELRQALEAPKNVSNAEVLADLAARLDRAEAGLLGLYERLDELETKQREYEHAPT
- a CDS encoding D-alanyl-D-alanine carboxypeptidase family protein, coding for MPRRDQFAVPLYRAARVAFATALFLFLSLLPGLLPGLLPGLSAAQAQGFVPSSSAAAAAYLLMDADSGRLLVAQDIDAPREPASLTKMMTVYVAGQKLLQGAIFMTDEVRVSQNAWRMTGSRMFLDLNSTVSVAALLHGIIVQSGNDASVALAEHVAGTEAEFVELMNRTARELGMTRTTFANATGLPARAAVQTTARDMATLSLALMHDHPYLYSLHSIRHFEYNNINQTNRNRLLHHDPTVDGIKTGYTRAAGYCQTTSAMRGEMRLIAVVLGAGSTAARTRLNQELLDYGFSHYETHRLHTRGEPLGAIRVWKARQSELPYGLDTDIVVTIPRGRLPDLDRRVSLSLTEPVLGPMLRGQKVGELQIVLGDQILAREDLFTLAEAAPAGFFSQVVDSVRLLLLRTNLL
- a CDS encoding sensor histidine kinase, translated to MDQDHASHLQAALDEAHAEIARLRDQRKDDRRELEALREARDNLHALFHHGPDAIFICSSADRIIDLNHRAADLFGLPRMELMALSPRLDLLRPRGPLDKFEDIRAKLPDGDVLNFNWVAKRPGDGKLFPVEISLAKTIWDRQDAMLVCLRDITQNRRIKNLLRRRRKLLAVILDGTPIATFVIDTEHRVIFWNKACEILTGVPRSECLGKPVDSRIFYPEPSRPVLADLVLTMDRPKIAALYRDKNLSPSAFIPEAFEASDRLAIQGAARSMYFLAARCRDERGEIVGAIETIQDITERTQAEAELRASKRLLTEITANIPGVVYQYQASGEEQGSFTFISEGIWNLFGLPAESTLRKPELFFERVDPEVRKRFSTSLTCSEPPEHPVEFEFSMRRDEGGIRWFKNSSLASRNRDGTVVWNGMLTDITEIKRVESLRADVERMVRHDLKSPLTGIGGLAKVLLREELPDRQREIVSTIYQSAMKLLHMLGHSMALFKMEEGAYELQPEPFDLIRMLHGLHEEFLPSAIARSLEFVYLLDGNPLPWDDRYMLSGEAILLESLFANLIQNAVDAAPEGTRITIAVRSPKNNGSDRHQGSLRGAMHEIDIHNFGAIPEDIRDHFFDRYVTYGKEHGSGIGTYSAMLIAKTHGGTIRFTTSEAEGTHLVVSLPRRHPA